Proteins found in one Drosophila innubila isolate TH190305 chromosome X, UK_Dinn_1.0, whole genome shotgun sequence genomic segment:
- the LOC117787459 gene encoding mitochondrial fission process protein 1: MDESQAPVAANAPAQLQADRPGRRPIQHINVDIYRDTFLRYMGYSNEVGEAFRPLVPKAIVAASYGMAIGYVCTDTFDKSLREQMSGASRRDVLIAAGDVFSWQMLASVIIPGLVINRITAGSKMLLRRSPTILLKTLPTVIGLASIPLIVHPIDGLVDRFMDATFRKMVR, from the exons ATGGATGAATCACAAGCACCAGTTGCAGCAAACGCACCAGCTCAGCTGCAGGCGGATAGACCTGGTCGCAGGCCAATTCAGCACATCAATGTAGACATTTATCGGGACACTTTCCTACGCTATATGG GCTATAGCAACGAGGTGGGTGAGGCTTTTCGACCGCTGGTGCCCAAGGCAATTGTAGCCGCATCCTATGGCATGGCCATTGGTTATGTCTGCACAGATACATTTGATAAATCCCTGCGTGAACAGATGTCAGGCGCATCCAGACGTGATGTGCTTATTGCAGCCGGTGATGTGTTCAGTTGGCAAATGCTGGCATCGGTCATTATACCCGGCTTAGTCATCAATCG CATCACCGCTGGCAGCAAAATGTTGCTGCGCCGATCGCCAACGATTTTGCTAAAGACACTGCCCACGGTTATTGGACTGGCGAGCATTCCACTGATTGTGCATCCCATTGATGGTCTCGTTGACCGCTTCATGGACGCCACATTCCGTAAAATGGTTCGGTAA
- the LOC117787552 gene encoding glutathione synthetase isoform X1, whose protein sequence is MSVDENTPILRSCIKLPLATDELLEVTAKAKDYAIMHGAAMRSKTSFSPDSLNFAPFVLVPSAFPRKEFEKAIALQPIINRLMHNVAHDEEFITTTLAETIKVDEFTANLFKIYRKVLAHGFTQRISLGMLRSDLMLESGCPELSPLLHHLADTTKSATTAPVPVPVAVPVPACAPVPAAGGGGDDDDVDEQAALGKVEEAATAFKVGVVRTISKSSAYCCWKQVEINTIASGFGHLGPASKTIQSFVLRELGHAEKLKHMPKNDALAGLCDGMVKAWDIYGKPESVILFIIEDISYNICDQRFHEFYIRETYPHIKVLRRTLTEVHREGKLGQRKELLLGTTEVAVIYFRAGYEPGHYPTQGEWDARYLMETSLAIKCPSIQYHLAGTKKVQQALAQPAVLERFINDPEEIKAVGKIFTGLYSLDDNEVGNANYEMALRTPERFVLKPQREGGGNNVYGMDIPDALKRMTRVERSAWILMDLIHPPLTQGYMVRPGSDMPPQIMDMVSELGIFGVVIGDADNIVHNYQAGHMLRTKLSTANEGGVAAGLGALDSPYLIDSEDEDASN, encoded by the exons TTTGCACCCTTTGTGCTGGTGCCTTCGGCATTTCCGCGCAAGGAATTTGAAAAGGCGATTGCATTGCAACCGATCATTAATCGATTAATGCATAATGTGGCCCATGATGAGGAGTTTATTACCACAACGCTGGCGGAGACAATAAAAGTGGATGAATTTACGGCCAATTTGTTTAAGATTTATCGCAAAGTGTTGGCGCATGGATTTACACAG CGCATTTCATTGGGCATGCTGCGCAGTGATCTGATGTTGGAATCTGGTTGTCCGGAGCTGTCGCCATTGTTGCATCATTTGGCGGATACGACTAAGTCGGCTACAACggctcctgttcctgttcctgttgctgttcctgttcctgcctgtgctcctgttcctgctgctggCGGAGGaggcgatgacgatgatgtgGACGAGCAGGCGGCATTGGGAAAGGTGGAGGAGGCGGCAACGGCGTTtaaagtgggcgtggtgcGCACCATTAGCAAATCATCGGCCTATTGCTGCTGGAAACAAGTCGAGATCAATACGATAGCATCGGGTTTTGGCCATTTGGGACCAGCAAGTAAAACCATACAAAG cTTTGTGCTGAGAGAATTGGGACATGCCGAGAAACTGAAGCAT ATGCCCAAGAATGATGCTCTCGCGGGATTGTGTGATGGCATGGTCAAGGCCTGGGATATTTATGGCAAACCGGAGTCGGTGATTCTGTTTATCATTGAGGATATATCGTATAATATTTGCGATCAGCGATTCCATGAGTTCTACATTCGGGAGACCTATCCGCATATCAAGGTCCTGCGTCGCACTCTCACCGAGGTGCATCGCGAGGGAAAGCTGGGTCAGCGCAAGGAACTGCTGCT GGGCACAACTGAGGTGGCTGTCATCTATTTCCGGGCGGGCTATGAGCCTGGTCATTATCCCACCCAGGGTGAGTGGGATGCGCGTTATTTGATGGAAACCTCATTGGCCATCAAATGCCCCTCGATCCAGTATCATTTGGCGGGCACTAAGAAAGTGCAACAGGCATTGGCACAGCCGGCGGTGCTGGAGCGTTTCATCAACGATCCCGAGGAGATTAAGGCGGTGGGCAAAATCTTTACCGGCTTGTACTCGCTGGACGACAACGAGGTGGGCAATGCCAACTATGAAATGGCATTACGTACACCCGAAAGGTTTGTCCTCAAGCCGCAACGCGAGGGAGGCGGCAACAACGTCTACGGCATGGATATACCCGATGCGCTAAAG CGCATGACGCGAGTGGAGCGTTCCGCTTGGATCCTCATGGATTTGATACATCCGCCCTTGACGCAGGGTTATATGGTGCGCCCTGGCAGCGATATGCCACCTCAGATAATGGACATGGTGTCGGAGCTGGGTATCTTTGGTGTGGTCATCGGCGATGCGGATAACATTGTGCACAATTATCAAGCGGGTCACATGCTGCGCACAAAGCTCTCCACTGCCAACGAGGGCGGAGTTGCTGCCGGTTTGGGAGCCCTGGACAGTCCCTACTTGATTGACAGCGAAGATGAGGATGCCTccaattaa